In Bacteroidota bacterium, a single genomic region encodes these proteins:
- a CDS encoding F0F1 ATP synthase subunit alpha, with amino-acid sequence MAEVRPAEVSAILRQQLAGFKSEAQLEEVGTVLEVGDGIARIYGLSNVQSGELIEFDNGLKGIVLNLEEDNVGAVLLGSSNSIKEGDVAKRTRRIASVHVGNGMLGRVVDTLGEPIDGKGPITGQTYEMPLERKAPGVIYRQPVNEPLQTGIKAIDAMIPIGRGQRELIIGDRQTGKTAVAIDTIINQKEFFEAGNPVFCIYVAIGQKGSTVANIVKTLEENGAMAYTVVVAATASDPAPMQFYAPFTGAAIGEFFRDSGKPALIVYDDLSKQAVAYREVSLLLRRPPGREAYPGDVFYLHSRLLERAAKINASDEIAKNMNDLPDTIKGIVKGGGSLTALPIIETQAGDVSAYIPTNVISITDGQIFLESNLFNAGVRPAINVGISVSRVGGNAQIKSMKKIAGTLKLDQAQFRELEAFSKFGSDLDAATKAVLDKGVRNVEILKQGQYSPLTVEKQVAIIYCGTKGLLRDVPTTRVREFETEFLSFMELKHKNVLNDLKAGKLTDEITGTLESVAKEISAKYKA; translated from the coding sequence ATGGCAGAAGTAAGACCGGCAGAAGTATCTGCAATTTTAAGACAACAATTGGCAGGTTTCAAATCTGAAGCACAATTGGAAGAAGTGGGTACCGTACTCGAAGTGGGTGATGGTATTGCCCGTATTTACGGTTTAAGCAATGTGCAATCCGGAGAGTTGATTGAATTCGATAACGGATTAAAAGGAATCGTGTTAAACTTGGAAGAGGATAACGTGGGTGCCGTATTGCTTGGTAGCTCTAACTCTATTAAAGAAGGAGATGTAGCTAAACGTACACGCAGAATTGCATCGGTGCATGTAGGAAATGGAATGTTGGGTCGTGTGGTGGATACCTTAGGTGAACCTATTGATGGAAAAGGTCCGATTACAGGTCAAACCTATGAAATGCCCTTGGAGCGTAAAGCACCGGGAGTAATTTACCGTCAGCCGGTAAATGAGCCATTGCAAACGGGTATCAAAGCGATTGATGCGATGATTCCAATTGGCCGTGGTCAGCGTGAGTTGATTATTGGTGACCGTCAAACCGGAAAAACGGCTGTGGCGATTGATACCATTATTAACCAGAAAGAATTTTTTGAAGCAGGAAATCCTGTATTTTGTATATATGTTGCTATTGGACAAAAAGGTTCAACCGTTGCAAACATCGTTAAAACATTGGAAGAAAACGGAGCAATGGCTTACACGGTTGTAGTTGCTGCAACTGCTTCTGATCCTGCGCCAATGCAGTTTTATGCACCTTTTACAGGAGCTGCCATCGGAGAGTTTTTCCGCGATTCTGGAAAACCTGCTTTGATTGTATACGATGATTTATCTAAACAAGCAGTAGCGTATCGCGAGGTTTCTTTGTTGTTGAGAAGACCACCGGGACGTGAAGCTTATCCGGGTGACGTATTTTACTTACACAGCAGATTGCTGGAGCGTGCGGCTAAAATCAATGCTTCTGACGAGATTGCAAAAAACATGAACGATTTGCCGGATACCATCAAAGGTATTGTAAAAGGAGGCGGTTCATTAACGGCACTTCCAATTATCGAAACACAAGCAGGCGACGTATCTGCGTATATTCCGACTAACGTAATTTCGATTACAGACGGACAAATTTTCTTGGAATCGAATTTATTTAACGCGGGTGTACGTCCGGCAATTAACGTGGGTATTTCGGTATCGCGTGTGGGAGGTAATGCGCAAATTAAATCCATGAAGAAAATTGCAGGTACCTTAAAATTAGATCAGGCACAATTCCGTGAATTGGAAGCTTTCTCTAAGTTTGGTTCTGATTTGGATGCTGCTACTAAAGCGGTATTGGATAAAGGAGTTCGTAACGTGGAAATTTTGAAACAAGGACAATATTCTCCTTTAACAGTAGAGAAACAAGTAGCAATTATTTATTGCGGAACAAAAGGTTTGTTGCGTGATGTGCCAACTACTCGTGTAAGAGAATTTGAAACGGAATTCTTATCCTTTATGGAATTGAAGCACAAAAATGTATTGAACGATTTGAAGGCAGGAAAATTAACGGATGAAATTACCGGTACATTGGAAAGTGTTGCAAAAGAGATTTCAGCCAAGTATAAGGCATAA
- a CDS encoding cupin domain-containing protein, translating to MEIKELLNSGLIEMHCLGLDSPEERQLINKFIEAYPEVKAEVDAVYAVLQGYATISGKQPSDMLKKQILAQLNTTTKTAEIPPTLSKQQDIIYWLNYISDQLETPLHVSEIEVKELPSNNNQVTYVVWANAGAIVEETHDSEDEYLLMLKGSCSILFDGIEKVYAKGDLVFIPKNVAHKAQAQSDDMMLVGQRIVR from the coding sequence TTGGAGATTAAAGAGCTACTAAACAGTGGTTTAATTGAAATGCACTGCTTGGGATTAGATTCCCCTGAGGAACGACAATTGATTAATAAATTCATAGAAGCCTATCCCGAAGTGAAAGCCGAAGTGGATGCCGTTTATGCAGTTTTACAAGGCTATGCAACAATTAGTGGAAAGCAACCCAGTGATATGCTGAAGAAGCAAATATTGGCACAACTAAATACGACTACCAAAACAGCTGAAATCCCTCCCACGTTAAGCAAACAGCAAGATATTATCTATTGGCTAAATTATATTAGTGATCAATTGGAAACTCCTTTACATGTTAGCGAAATTGAAGTGAAAGAACTCCCATCTAATAACAATCAAGTTACTTATGTGGTATGGGCAAATGCAGGTGCAATAGTTGAAGAAACTCATGATTCGGAAGATGAATATTTGCTGATGTTAAAGGGGAGCTGTTCCATTTTATTTGATGGAATTGAAAAGGTATATGCAAAAGGCGATTTGGTGTTTATTCCTAAAAATGTAGCTCATAAAGCACAAGCGCAAAGCGATGATATGATGCTTGTAGGTCAAAGAATTGTGCGTTAA
- the atpB gene encoding F0F1 ATP synthase subunit A yields the protein MTNKFNAFRAFLLSFSLVLAISLPSITVFAQGTDSVHIVSDSSAVAAVEEEHAHEATHEGKKEKFNAGKLISEHIGDAHDWHIMGEGESTVALPLPVIVYSKDRGLDMFLSSNFHHGHKTYKGYMLEENKIVAVNEMEEVEAHEATVNEEVTKGLYDISITKNVATLLFSIAILMYVMLSVAGAYTRNPGKAPKGLQSFVEPLIIFIRDDVAKASIGSKYEKFMPYLLTVFFFILINNLLGLIPIIPGGANLTGNIAITMTLAVMTFIITSVNGTKHYWGHILAMPGVPKWVLFLLTPIEILGVFLRPFILMIRLFANITAGHIIALSFFSLIFIFGEINMGAGLGVSVVSVAFTVFMNFLELLVAFLQAYVFTLLSAIYFGAAVEEAHHDTHDHDAKVEEAAII from the coding sequence ATGACCAATAAATTCAACGCATTCAGAGCTTTTTTGCTAAGTTTTTCCCTGGTATTAGCAATTTCTTTACCTTCCATTACTGTTTTTGCCCAAGGTACTGATTCAGTACATATTGTTTCAGACTCTTCCGCTGTAGCTGCTGTTGAAGAAGAACACGCGCACGAAGCAACTCACGAAGGTAAAAAGGAAAAATTTAATGCAGGTAAATTAATCTCCGAGCACATTGGGGATGCACACGATTGGCATATTATGGGAGAAGGCGAGAGCACTGTTGCCCTGCCTTTACCGGTAATTGTTTATTCTAAAGACCGTGGCTTAGATATGTTTTTAAGCAGCAATTTTCACCACGGACATAAAACCTACAAAGGGTATATGTTAGAAGAGAATAAAATAGTTGCCGTGAACGAAATGGAGGAAGTAGAAGCGCACGAGGCAACTGTAAACGAAGAAGTTACTAAAGGACTTTACGATATTTCAATTACCAAAAACGTGGCAACCCTATTGTTTAGCATTGCCATTTTAATGTATGTAATGTTGAGCGTTGCCGGAGCTTACACCCGCAATCCAGGTAAGGCGCCTAAAGGACTTCAATCTTTTGTAGAGCCGCTTATTATTTTTATCCGCGACGATGTGGCCAAAGCGAGCATCGGATCAAAATACGAAAAGTTTATGCCGTATTTGCTCACTGTGTTTTTCTTTATTTTGATAAACAATTTATTGGGCTTGATTCCAATTATCCCCGGAGGCGCTAACTTAACCGGTAACATTGCCATTACTATGACTTTAGCAGTGATGACATTTATCATCACTTCAGTAAATGGAACAAAACATTATTGGGGACACATTTTGGCCATGCCGGGTGTTCCAAAATGGGTATTGTTCTTATTAACGCCTATTGAGATTTTAGGTGTGTTTTTACGTCCTTTTATCCTTATGATCCGACTTTTTGCGAACATTACCGCCGGTCACATTATTGCACTTTCGTTCTTTAGTTTGATTTTTATTTTCGGTGAAATCAATATGGGAGCAGGTTTAGGTGTATCTGTAGTATCCGTTGCATTTACCGTATTTATGAACTTCTTGGAATTGTTGGTGGCTTTTTTACAAGCTTATGTATTTACCTTGCTATCGGCCATTTATTTTGGTGCGGCGGTGGAAGAAGCACATCACGATACACATGATCACGATGCAAAAGTAGAAGAGGCAGCGATTATTTAA
- the purN gene encoding phosphoribosylglycinamide formyltransferase → MKNIALFASGSGSNAEEIIRYFHKSENVRVKFIITNNATAGVINRAKALGVSTFYFTKNQLDDSENLLDFLQQNYIEFIALAGYLRKIPDALVNAFPGAIVNIHPALLPHFGGKGMHGIHVHQEVLKSGNKESGITIHYVNEAYDEGQIIFQQKCKVLPNDTPETLAKRVLELEHKNYPMVIESLLLE, encoded by the coding sequence ATGAAAAACATTGCATTGTTTGCATCGGGTAGCGGCTCAAATGCGGAGGAAATAATACGCTATTTTCATAAAAGTGAAAATGTCCGTGTAAAATTCATAATTACAAACAATGCTACTGCCGGAGTTATAAATCGTGCTAAAGCACTTGGGGTTTCTACCTTTTATTTTACAAAAAATCAACTCGATGACAGCGAGAACCTCTTGGATTTTTTGCAACAAAACTATATCGAATTTATAGCCTTGGCCGGATACCTTCGAAAAATTCCGGATGCACTGGTAAATGCTTTTCCAGGTGCAATTGTAAATATTCACCCTGCTTTGTTACCTCATTTTGGCGGCAAAGGTATGCATGGAATTCATGTGCACCAAGAAGTATTGAAATCCGGGAATAAGGAAAGTGGAATCACGATTCATTATGTAAATGAAGCCTACGATGAGGGGCAAATTATTTTCCAACAAAAATGTAAGGTGTTGCCGAATGATACCCCTGAAACCCTTGCTAAGCGGGTGCTTGAATTGGAGCATAAAAATTATCCAATGGTAATTGAAAGCTTGCTTTTGGAATAA
- the queA gene encoding tRNA preQ1(34) S-adenosylmethionine ribosyltransferase-isomerase QueA, whose product MKLSQFGFHLPKELLAEHPAKNREDAKLMVLDRKKGTITNKKFKDILGYFDDGDVMIVNDTKVFPARLYGNKEKTGAKIEVFLLRELNRESRLWDVLVDPARKIRIGNKLYFGDDDSLVAEVIDNTTSRGRTLRFLFDGTYEEFKETVVSLGHTPLPKYIKRKAEPEDAERYQTVYAKHEGAVAAPTAGLHFSKELIKRLEIKGVNFAPVTLHVGLGTFRSVEVEDLTKHKMDSEQMIITEDSCKIVNAAKEKKKKICAVGTTTMRAIESSVSTTGMVKPYDGWTNKFIFPPYDFSVANCMITNFHMPESTLLMMVAAFAGYDFMMDAYKQAIKDKYKFFSYGDAMLIL is encoded by the coding sequence ATGAAATTATCTCAATTCGGCTTTCACCTGCCTAAGGAATTATTGGCAGAACACCCAGCAAAAAACCGCGAAGATGCCAAACTAATGGTGCTCGACCGTAAAAAAGGAACCATTACCAACAAAAAATTTAAAGATATCTTAGGTTATTTTGACGATGGCGATGTGATGATTGTGAACGATACTAAAGTTTTTCCTGCTCGATTATACGGAAACAAAGAGAAAACAGGCGCAAAAATAGAAGTGTTTTTATTGCGCGAACTTAATCGTGAAAGTCGTTTGTGGGATGTGTTGGTTGACCCTGCACGAAAAATAAGAATTGGAAATAAATTATATTTTGGAGATGACGATAGTTTGGTTGCTGAAGTAATTGATAATACAACTTCTCGTGGCCGCACCCTTCGCTTTTTATTTGATGGAACTTACGAAGAGTTTAAAGAAACGGTAGTATCCTTAGGGCATACACCCCTTCCAAAGTATATTAAAAGAAAAGCAGAGCCGGAAGATGCTGAGCGTTACCAAACGGTGTATGCAAAGCATGAAGGTGCAGTTGCTGCGCCCACTGCAGGATTACACTTTAGTAAAGAATTGATTAAGCGTTTGGAGATAAAAGGTGTAAACTTTGCACCGGTTACTTTGCATGTTGGCTTGGGAACTTTCCGTTCGGTAGAAGTAGAAGATTTAACCAAGCACAAAATGGATTCGGAGCAAATGATTATAACCGAAGATTCGTGCAAAATTGTGAACGCAGCGAAAGAAAAAAAGAAAAAGATTTGTGCCGTTGGAACTACCACCATGCGTGCTATCGAAAGTTCGGTAAGTACAACCGGAATGGTAAAGCCTTATGATGGCTGGACGAATAAATTTATTTTTCCTCCTTATGATTTTAGCGTGGCCAATTGCATGATTACGAATTTTCACATGCCGGAATCCACTTTGCTGATGATGGTAGCAGCTTTTGCTGGATATGATTTTATGATGGATGCTTACAAACAAGCAATTAAAGACAAGTATAAATTTTTCTCTTATGGAGATGCAATGCTTATTCTTTAA
- a CDS encoding fibronectin type III domain-containing protein has product MKKNLLFALGLSAVMASSAMAQTTAVRNCGTMQHLSDLQAADPMLAARMQQIEQQTAQILANSAANKTAAIVTIPVVFHVVYANATQNISDAKCIAQLNQLNLDYARLNSDASSTPAAFQGLAANTQIQFCLAQRDPNGNATTGIIHKSTTTASFSSNDNVKRTANGGDNAWDATKYLNIWSCNLSGGLLGYAQFPGGAASTDGVVCLYSSIGSMTSPGTATPYHLGRTMTHEVGHWLNLRHIWGDASCGNDLVSDTPTQSTSNFGCPTFPHTTCSNGANGDMFMNYMDYTDDGCMNMFTAGQSARMAALFATGGARVGLTTSLGCQAPTASCGVPASLSASAVTFSSATLNWGAVSGAVTYNVQYRAVGAASWSSASTASTSLAISGLSEVTNYEFQVQCVCAALTSAYSASGNFTTLSSVVTCGAVSGLTASSLTSSSATLAWTAVSGANSYNVQYRIVGAASWTSTTSTTNSKAISGLTASSNYEFQVQSVCTGASSAFSASSNFTTSAIVVTCSDAYEANNSSSAAKVIPMNTDITALINKSSDVDWYKFTTVAPNTKVKVTVTNLPADYDVKMYNSSVTLLYTSQNGGTTSEQIIRNSTTATTLYLKVYGYSSAFNASSCYTLRVSTGSANFRIMPGEDVDVSGKASTDGISLYPNPVKESLNILYTSDVELNSTLQVTDQLGRVVVEKSQELNAGENKFAVDVHSLARGIYFVSMTVAGEFMVQKFVVE; this is encoded by the coding sequence ATGAAAAAAAATTTACTGTTTGCACTCGGATTAAGTGCAGTTATGGCAAGTTCTGCAATGGCGCAGACTACAGCGGTTAGAAATTGTGGAACGATGCAACATCTTTCAGATTTGCAAGCAGCAGATCCTATGCTGGCGGCCAGAATGCAACAAATTGAACAACAAACCGCTCAAATACTTGCTAATAGTGCTGCTAACAAAACGGCCGCTATTGTTACCATTCCAGTTGTTTTTCACGTAGTATATGCTAACGCTACTCAAAATATTTCGGATGCTAAATGCATTGCGCAATTAAACCAATTAAATTTAGATTACGCTCGCTTGAATTCTGATGCTTCAAGCACGCCTGCTGCTTTTCAGGGTCTTGCTGCAAATACTCAAATTCAGTTTTGTTTGGCGCAAAGAGATCCAAATGGAAATGCAACAACCGGTATCATTCATAAATCCACAACAACTGCTTCTTTTTCAAGTAATGATAATGTTAAGAGAACTGCAAATGGTGGTGATAATGCATGGGATGCAACAAAATACTTAAACATTTGGTCTTGTAATTTATCAGGTGGATTGTTGGGATATGCTCAATTTCCTGGAGGAGCAGCTTCTACAGATGGTGTAGTTTGTTTGTATTCTTCTATTGGAAGTATGACCTCACCCGGTACAGCAACTCCATATCACTTAGGAAGAACAATGACACATGAAGTTGGTCACTGGCTTAATTTACGCCACATATGGGGTGATGCAAGCTGTGGAAACGATTTAGTTTCTGATACTCCAACGCAATCTACTTCTAATTTTGGATGTCCAACTTTTCCACATACAACTTGCAGCAATGGTGCAAATGGGGATATGTTTATGAATTACATGGATTATACAGATGATGGATGTATGAATATGTTTACTGCAGGTCAAAGTGCGCGCATGGCTGCTTTATTTGCAACAGGTGGTGCTCGCGTTGGGTTGACAACTTCATTGGGTTGTCAAGCTCCAACTGCTTCTTGTGGTGTTCCGGCAAGCCTTTCTGCTTCGGCAGTAACTTTTTCATCGGCAACATTAAACTGGGGTGCAGTTAGTGGCGCAGTTACTTATAATGTGCAATACCGTGCAGTTGGTGCAGCTTCTTGGTCATCAGCAAGTACCGCTTCAACTTCTTTAGCAATTAGTGGATTAAGCGAAGTAACAAATTACGAATTCCAAGTTCAGTGTGTTTGTGCTGCTTTAACTAGTGCTTATTCTGCTTCCGGAAACTTTACAACTTTATCATCTGTTGTAACTTGTGGAGCTGTAAGTGGATTAACAGCTTCCTCCTTAACTTCTAGTTCTGCAACTTTAGCTTGGACTGCGGTATCCGGTGCAAACAGTTACAATGTACAATACCGTATTGTGGGTGCGGCATCATGGACCTCAACTACCAGCACAACAAATTCAAAAGCGATTTCAGGTTTAACAGCATCTTCAAATTATGAGTTTCAAGTACAGAGTGTGTGTACAGGTGCATCAAGTGCATTCTCTGCTTCGTCAAACTTTACCACTTCTGCAATTGTAGTTACATGCAGCGATGCGTATGAAGCTAATAACAGTTCATCGGCAGCTAAGGTTATTCCAATGAATACTGATATCACTGCATTAATCAACAAATCTTCTGATGTAGATTGGTATAAATTTACGACAGTAGCTCCCAACACTAAAGTTAAAGTTACTGTGACAAATTTGCCTGCCGATTATGATGTTAAAATGTATAACTCAAGTGTTACTTTATTATATACTTCTCAAAATGGAGGAACCACATCTGAACAAATCATTCGAAATTCAACCACTGCAACAACTTTATATTTAAAAGTATATGGTTATTCAAGTGCATTTAATGCATCTAGCTGCTATACTTTAAGAGTTAGCACCGGATCAGCTAATTTCAGAATTATGCCGGGTGAGGATGTGGATGTTTCAGGAAAGGCAAGTACTGATGGAATTTCACTTTATCCTAATCCTGTGAAAGAGTCTTTGAATATTCTTTATACATCCGATGTAGAATTAAATTCAACGCTTCAGGTTACTGACCAATTGGGTCGTGTTGTGGTTGAAAAATCGCAGGAATTAAATGCAGGTGAAAACAAATTTGCTGTGGATGTGCATTCTTTAGCAAGAGGTATCTACTTTGTAAGTATGACTGTTGCAGGTGAATTCATGGTACAAAAATTTGTGGTAGAATAA
- a CDS encoding F0F1 ATP synthase subunit B, whose amino-acid sequence MELVTPAFGLVFWMLITFLTVLFLLKKFAWKPILNMIKEREESIEKALSSAEKAKNEMASLKASNEKILSDAKLERDALLKEARELKEGIINDAKGKATAEADKIVSAARETINNEKMAAITELKNQVATLSIEIAEKVLRQQLASDEKQKAYVKQLLDEVKLN is encoded by the coding sequence ATGGAATTAGTTACCCCCGCATTCGGCCTTGTTTTTTGGATGTTAATTACATTCTTAACAGTCCTATTTCTGTTAAAAAAATTCGCTTGGAAGCCGATATTGAATATGATTAAGGAGCGCGAAGAGAGCATTGAAAAAGCTTTGTCTTCGGCCGAAAAGGCAAAAAACGAAATGGCTTCTCTAAAAGCCAGCAACGAAAAAATATTAAGTGATGCTAAATTGGAGCGCGATGCTTTATTAAAAGAGGCTCGTGAGTTAAAAGAAGGCATAATCAATGACGCAAAAGGTAAAGCGACAGCAGAAGCTGATAAAATTGTTAGCGCTGCGCGTGAAACCATTAACAACGAAAAAATGGCTGCTATTACAGAACTTAAAAATCAAGTAGCAACTTTATCCATTGAAATTGCAGAAAAAGTATTGCGTCAACAATTGGCCTCCGATGAAAAGCAAAAGGCTTATGTTAAGCAATTGCTGGACGAGGTAAAATTGAACTAA
- the truB gene encoding tRNA pseudouridine(55) synthase TruB, with product MNLDFETGAVLLMNKPYKWTSFDVVNYVRRIAKVKVGHAGTLDPLATGLLILCTGKMTKQIDAYQAQEKEYTGIIKLGATTPSFDLETEIDATFPINGITSEAIHQAVKLFQGTLQQIPPAHSAKRVDGERAYHKARRGETVEVKPREVTVSEFEITKVDFHEESIDAHFRVICSKGTYIRSLARDLGLALNNGGHLTQLIRTRIGNFLLSDAKTVEDLRVLFPLPIH from the coding sequence ATGAATCTTGATTTCGAAACCGGAGCAGTGTTGCTCATGAATAAGCCCTATAAATGGACCTCATTTGACGTGGTGAATTATGTGCGAAGAATAGCAAAAGTAAAAGTTGGTCATGCCGGCACACTGGATCCACTCGCAACCGGACTTTTGATATTATGTACCGGAAAAATGACCAAGCAGATTGATGCGTATCAAGCTCAGGAGAAGGAATATACCGGCATCATAAAATTAGGAGCAACTACCCCTTCTTTTGATTTGGAGACCGAGATCGATGCTACTTTTCCGATAAATGGAATTACCTCTGAGGCAATACATCAGGCGGTAAAACTTTTTCAAGGAACCTTACAACAAATACCTCCTGCACACTCTGCAAAAAGAGTGGATGGTGAAAGAGCCTATCACAAAGCCCGCAGAGGTGAAACAGTGGAAGTTAAGCCCAGAGAGGTTACAGTTAGCGAGTTTGAAATAACTAAGGTGGATTTTCATGAGGAGTCAATTGATGCCCATTTTCGAGTGATTTGCAGCAAAGGCACTTATATTCGTTCCTTGGCCAGAGATTTAGGATTAGCGCTAAATAACGGTGGACATCTTACCCAATTGATAAGAACCCGAATCGGAAATTTTTTACTTTCTGATGCAAAAACAGTGGAGGATTTGAGGGTGCTTTTTCCTTTGCCAATTCATTGA
- the atpE gene encoding ATP synthase F0 subunit C has translation MLSTVLLQAAEQAGNLGIGYGIAALGAGMAAVGAGVGIGRIGGSALESIARQPESLGDIRANMILTAALVEGAAFFAMVVGLLVVFK, from the coding sequence ATGTTGTCAACAGTTTTATTACAAGCAGCAGAGCAAGCCGGAAACTTAGGAATAGGTTATGGTATTGCCGCTTTAGGTGCAGGAATGGCTGCCGTAGGTGCAGGTGTAGGTATCGGCCGTATCGGTGGTAGCGCATTAGAATCAATTGCTCGTCAACCAGAGTCTTTGGGTGATATCCGTGCAAACATGATTCTTACTGCAGCGCTAGTGGAAGGTGCAGCCTTCTTTGCGATGGTTGTTGGTTTACTTGTAGTTTTCAAGTAA
- the atpH gene encoding ATP synthase F1 subunit delta: MKDTKVAARYAKAVLDLSIELKSLEVVLADMKMIYSVCSENSELVAVLRSPIIKSDKKLSILNELFGKQICPLTQKFLNLLSVKSRESYILDIAEQFVNQYKINKNIATAVISSATALDEASRSKVMSMVKAAAKSEVELEEKVKADLLGGFVLRIGDTQVDASVLRQIKNLRRNFSENPYVREF, translated from the coding sequence ATGAAAGATACCAAAGTAGCTGCCCGATACGCAAAAGCTGTTCTTGATTTATCCATCGAGTTAAAATCACTGGAAGTGGTGTTGGCAGATATGAAAATGATTTACAGTGTATGTTCTGAAAATTCAGAATTGGTAGCTGTTTTAAGAAGTCCCATTATAAAGTCGGATAAAAAATTAAGCATTTTAAATGAATTGTTTGGGAAACAAATTTGTCCACTCACACAAAAATTTTTGAACTTGCTGAGTGTAAAATCCCGCGAAAGCTATATCCTTGATATTGCAGAGCAGTTTGTGAACCAATACAAAATAAACAAGAATATTGCTACTGCGGTAATATCGAGCGCAACAGCCTTAGACGAAGCTTCAAGAAGCAAAGTAATGAGTATGGTAAAAGCAGCTGCGAAATCTGAGGTTGAATTGGAAGAAAAAGTGAAGGCTGATTTGTTGGGCGGTTTTGTGTTACGCATTGGAGATACACAGGTGGATGCAAGTGTTTTAAGACAAATTAAAAATCTACGTAGAAACTTTAGTGAGAATCCTTATGTGCGGGAGTTTTAA
- the atpG gene encoding ATP synthase F1 subunit gamma, protein MANLKEVRLRIASVSSTQQITKAMKMVSAAKLRRAQDAVTQMRPYASKLREILENVSATLEGSAGGAFAKQRAEKNVLLIVITSNRGLCGAFNANVIKTANRLMKEDYKASKVSVFCIGKKGADYFRKSDVKVVDGENAANLNSIFDKLKFENAAPIAERIMKSFENGEFDKVVLIYNQFKNAAVQVLTTENYLPVQKPKLDVNAKKGKTADYIYEPNKETIVENLIPKSLKTQLYKALLDSLASEHGARMTAMHKATDNAGALIKELKLMYNKARQAAITNEILEIVGGAEALEG, encoded by the coding sequence ATGGCAAATTTAAAAGAGGTTCGATTACGCATTGCTTCTGTATCCAGCACACAGCAAATTACCAAGGCCATGAAAATGGTTTCGGCAGCTAAGTTGCGACGTGCGCAGGACGCTGTAACTCAAATGCGACCCTATGCTTCGAAATTGCGCGAAATTCTAGAAAATGTGAGCGCAACATTGGAAGGCAGTGCAGGTGGTGCATTTGCAAAACAAAGAGCTGAAAAAAATGTGTTGTTGATTGTGATTACTTCCAATCGCGGATTATGTGGTGCTTTTAATGCGAACGTGATTAAAACAGCTAATCGCTTAATGAAAGAAGATTACAAAGCTTCAAAAGTAAGCGTGTTTTGCATTGGTAAAAAAGGTGCCGATTATTTCCGTAAATCGGATGTGAAGGTGGTAGATGGCGAAAATGCAGCAAACTTAAACTCGATTTTTGATAAATTAAAATTCGAAAATGCTGCTCCTATAGCTGAACGCATCATGAAATCGTTCGAAAATGGTGAGTTTGATAAGGTGGTGTTGATTTACAATCAATTTAAAAATGCAGCAGTACAAGTTTTAACTACCGAAAATTACTTGCCGGTTCAAAAACCCAAATTAGACGTAAATGCAAAGAAGGGCAAAACGGCCGATTACATTTACGAGCCCAATAAAGAGACCATAGTTGAAAATTTAATCCCCAAATCGCTTAAAACACAGCTTTACAAAGCGCTTTTAGATTCGCTAGCCAGTGAGCACGGTGCGCGTATGACAGCGATGCACAAAGCAACCGATAATGCTGGTGCACTAATCAAAGAATTGAAACTGATGTATAACAAAGCCCGTCAGGCTGCGATTACTAATGAAATATTGGAGATTGTGGGTGGAGCGGAAGCTTTGGAAGGCTAA